The Platichthys flesus chromosome 23, fPlaFle2.1, whole genome shotgun sequence DNA segment gtctggaagtttctaaatgtagcatggtcagccaggatcctagtttttatttgtctgagtgtgatagagttgttctcacgaaccatatctacaatttcagtctcctgttagGCTGTGTAAATGcagtgaaattgctcaacagacctgaatgtttagagatttgagtatttgtgtgttgtcggttgatgctttgagattgtACTTGAGAAgcgtgtgcaacaactgaacattgtgtgtagtgttttgacaacaatgtgatgtgtaattgacatcagagtctaaagaatgaaagtcagagtctaatgcagataagggagtgtgaaatagtgccaaattgggtcgagtgattggtacatgaagtgaaggttgtgcaaattgtgccgaattttcactttttgtgtgttagcaattgagaaaaactataatttttgtcaaggggggggggttgagcaggccggtttacagtactgtactgttctctgtgtgtaccgaaataaacctttttatgctgcatatttgtgtgctgttttatgtttgactatgaaaaaagtgggcctacattgagacattttacaaaaggagaaatggctcattctccagagtcatgtcattcatatggtgtgttccatattgatgattgtgttttcaattttgcacttcagtgtgctgtaaatgcttggtagtgtgcaagcaaatgcttagttgtgtgttctcaatgaatggtatgtgtgtgtcatttgaaaatgtggctgtgtgtaccaaatggaaacacgagttccattttgtgaacaggtaagagatttgatagcaaagagtcatcttgcaaagggggTGTCAGGtttaacattttgtgtgtgaggttttcagttttctgtgtgcagttttgagaaagccgttattgttttgaaaaacatatgttaacaattgtgaaaaactgtaatctgtggcttttaaataagaaatgatCTATCCCAGAAAACACTGAGTTCTTGTAATTTGCATGCAATAACTATCGTTATAGACTACTGGATCAGGTTTCAACAACACAGCAGCCGTTTCCTAATTGACACAAGTCTTGCGAacgtctaggcgtgagatgaccagaacctgcgccgccttctgagtgagaaaaTCTAAAggaacgtgttgttgcagtaatgttggcagagGGAGTGTCACACCCTAGCATAGACTCTATGTAAAGGTTTATTATAGCAGTCTGGGTGGGAGCTAACACGGAGTGAAGTAGTTCAGTCTTATGTTTAacttaacccttgtgtggtgttcatgttttcggtcacccagccaatgttcgtgggtctggtggacccaccgcattattcggtctttcaatcaatacagctacaacaatatatgtaaaaatacttaacagatgttaaaTTTATCCcaacaagcaatataaacagcatatatggttaatatttttcatttacccctgttaaatcacattcatgaataaaagtgcttttcgttttttgtgataaaatgcaattaaacaaagaaaccacaaatacaatcaagatatgattggaaaaaacgaatatgagacaaggtttttcatcagtattgacgtttatttattgaacttaattagaaattgaattCACTCATATCAGTCTACACACGAGCCCCaatgaaatgatttttgaagagagaaaatctttggaagacaatgaaggggaagagtttagagaatatgaagattatgtttctgtcaattcagagtctgacagtgagtttgggttagaagagaatgagattgaccatcagccagctacataaaaaggtaatctgcagccagtcccaaatccaggccaggccatcagcagccaacatatggatgacaaaaaatgatgacaatttaatggtcttttttCGCTTTAGCCACCCcacatggctaccaatgtaataatgtgcaaccagggccgacacggatagcagtgactcatgtgcaggacatcaagccttcttacgaacttGTAAAGTATGTAAAGTCCCTGAATTtatgttcctttatatgttcatcacagaaaatgagccaaggccaatgagtctcaggttgaaacaaatatttatcggatcatttttcttttagcaaacattgaaagcGGGCCCCACAGACctgaacaccatacaagggatAAAATGTGCAGCAAGTTGGGTAAGGTCAGAGAAACAAGCCCGTAAAGGCTTGAACACCGCTGCAGCTGAAGATAAACAGTTATTCGGGAGGGAGAAGCAGAAAGTGGATCTGCTTATCAgacttttctctcctccctcgtctGACGTCTCAGCATTTACAGTGAGTTTGAAGGAGGTGTGGCTGTTTAGTCTGAGGGGACAAGGAGCCGTGTCTGTTGTGGAATTTGACCTGAGCTACAAGTTTCACCGAACACACGCAGGTGAGTGTTTGGAGAAAGAAATGACTGACCGGAGGACTCATTTTGTTGTGCCTGTTTGGGGTCGCTGAGACTAACATgtcacttttaatctcaggtcAAAATGAAGAGTCTGGCTCTATTTGTTGGACTCATCTTGGTGTTTCTCTCGAGCCAAACAGAAGCCAAACAGACTAAGGTAAAAATTTAAACTAGATAAACCTACCTTATTTTAGGTTCTCTCATGCTGTAATGTCTGCCTTTAAGTTGTATATTTTAGAGGTCTCACTTTAAAACTGTTTCTGTTATATAGAAGCAGGGGCCGACAGTTTCTTCCCAAGGTACAGAGCATGATGTATGAAAGTATATCATTCATATAATGGAAGGTACAAGTTACCCTATATTCATATTGACTGttgatcctcctcctcttgtcatTCTCTTGCCATATAAACCACAGGCACAGACTGCACGCAGATCAAAGCTCTCTCTCCACATGCATCCAGTGGAGTTTATGTAATCCGCCCTCATGGAGTCAAGACCCCGTTTAAGGTATCAAGTATGACATCTGTCACAGTGACTGTGTCCTGCGCTATGCTTTGCCTGCTCTGCAAATCTTGAATATTATGTGTAACTACGTGCTCAGGTGTACTGCGAGATGCAGGCAGATGGAGGCTGGATGGTGTTTCAGAGGCGCAGCGGAGGAGAGGTTTCCTTCGAAAGAAAGTGGGCTGCATATAAGAAAGGTTTTGGAAACCTGACACGTAAGTTAATCATAACACAGAACAGTGTTAGCTGCAGTGCCAGGCTATAACCGTGACACGCCcgacaaaacacacagtgattCTAAACATTCCATGATGTCCTTTGTTCGATTCCAAGGAACAGACAGTACTGAGACAATCAGGGGATCAATGGACTGTAAAATAACAACTTCACCTGTCAGCTGTTAAATCAatgattaaaatacatttttttataaaaaaaatacttgtaATGGATGTTGTGGGATTTTTGCataattattcttattttttgacctatttattttgtaaagcactttctGATCTTGTTTGGATTAGTgctatgaaataaataattattatcattattattattattataaagatgTAAGAAAAGCCCCTTCTTATCTAAACACAGGCCGCACTTAACTTTAGGCCTTAATGTAAATTACATTGCTCTGTTATATACAGTATGCAACATAGAGGGAATGTGAGAAACTACTtatactactacaactacttcATGCAAGCACAAACCTGATTCACTTGCAGTCAACAGAAATACACATCTGTACTGCAGCAAAGACAACTTTTACCGTGAAGGGGTAAAACACAGGGTTTGGTTGTTAAATGGTAGAAAATATGTTTCCAGCATGCTTGTAGTAAATCCTTTCACGTGCTCTGCCGATTCCCTCAGACGACCACTGGCTCGGACTGAAGCAGGTTTTCACTGTGACCAAGGATAAGACCAAGACGTGGACCATGAGGGTGGATATAGCGGACCACAAAGGGGTCGCCGCCTTTGCAGAGTATAAAAACTTCAGACTGGGAAATGGGAAGAAAGGTTTCAAACTGCATGTCGGGGAATACAAAGGAGACGCAGGTACTTTTTCCAAATGTCCCccttatttgctttgttttttagtttttttttagagaaaCATATATTCTGTGTTTCTATATATATggatttcatttatattttcagatCGGCATTTTGCCTCACCTGCCTGCTTGTTTCACggagtaaaatgtaaaaataataatttcttttTGAAAGAGGAATATCATATTTTTCATCATTCTGAAGTTAGGGCTGCTCTGTGTTTACAGCTACAGTCTGTCTTGCTAAGGTGGGACCATTTTTTTTGCAATAGAGCTGAGTTAAGCATTTACAAGCTAGTGCAATCATTCAGTGGTTTTCAGTAAATGAAAGGAATAAATTCCCTTCTAGAAATAATGAATCACTCATCTGTTTAGTATTCatgacaaatgtaaaataagagGATTTTAAACTATTACCAACTCTGTTTAAAGGTGACGCCATCCGTGGTGCAGACGGAGAGGTTGACCAGAACGGCTACGGTTTCAGCACTTTTGACCGTGACAACGATGGCTGCTCACCGTGCATCTTTGGTGACATTGCTCAAGACCAATGTACCAGGGTAGAGGGCGGCGCCTGGTGGTACAGCCAATGTGGTTCTGCCGGTCTGAATGGTCACTGGCATCCTTTTGGGGATCACATTGGCTACGGCAGCGGCCTCCACTGGCGAACCTGGAATTCTCACAGGATGTATTCGGTGAAGACCAGCAGGATGATGATCAAGGCCACACATGTTTAACTTCATGCTGGATTTTGTTGCAGCCCAGCAAGATTGGTTTTAAGTTTTAGTACAAAAGTGTCTCTGtcttttaatgttgtttattcTTTCCAAATATCTTCAAATATGTCGACAGCTCAGAAACTgctaaatgttaaaatacatatttagcCACAAATGATTGAATCTGTTGCTAGAGCTATGAGCATCATCTATTTACAGAAATCCCTAAAATTACAGCAATTTCTTTGTAATAGAAACGTCACTCGTCTGatcttttaatattttgaaagCATGGAAATCAGGAATTTAAattgtaatgtaaaaaaaaagttactttgttgttgttttcagtgaacTGAGAATTGTAGTTCATTTAATGTAACAAAATCGATATGTAAGGAGCAATTCGAGGCAATAGCAGTGCTGCCAAGTCACAAAGTGCATTTCTGTCATTATGAATCATGTATGCGCAAACAGCCATTAAAGGCTTTTGGGTAACAATCACACGGTGAGCTTCGTGCCTGGCATCTATTATTTAGCGAAGACAGATGACGAACAAAGATctaatatatataattgaaCACATGACATTTTCCAACTCTATCAAATGCCAGGGATTTCCTTGTATTTTACTCATTCGTCAGAAAAGTAAAAGAATGCAAACATCAAGTTCTCATCCCCTTACTCTGTGTCCGAGGACAAGGAAAGAATGCCTGAAAGACGTCAAGATGCGTCTTGAGGTGAAGACATCATGTAACTCAGCATTAGCTCAGCTTTAGATAATACTAGAGCAGTGCCCGTGGTGACCCTGCCTGTTTGAAATGAGCTGTTCTTCTGGCCTCTGTTAATGCTCCGGAGCTACATTAGAATTATTCCTCGTCATGATTGcgtcctcctcaaacagctctACAGCATACTGTGTGTGCAGagtttttttataaacattctATAGTTCAGAGTATAGTTTGAAAACTTTGTTCaccctacctggtttatctgcaatggaAAGTTTAGCTCGGGTAAACGCCCATGTCAACAATTTTTACTTAACTAAACGATTTCAACACCAATCATTTACAGTAGCTGACACTGACGAGGATGTTTCCTCATGCTAACATCAGAAGATGGAAACTCAGCAACCACAGTCAGATGTTGCAATGCTGCCATCTCCTGGTGATATTTAACTACTGCAATGTCCAGATTGACAGATTTCCTGCCTTGTCCTCTTTCACCCCCTGTTACTGAGCTTTTGATTCCCTCCAACATCACCTTTTCTTTCCAGTTCATATTTCCCACAGCTAACAAGTTAATGTTTTCTTAAGCCTTTCCAAAGTTAaagacacaagaaaaaaaaatctgtaaattatTGCATGTCTTGCTAACAACCTTATACCTAGAGTAGTAATCTGGGGTGACATCCAGGCCAAGGAGCAtctcatattttattattttactgtcAACTGAGTGTGCCCATCAGTGTGGCCAGGGATACATGGGCGTACACACTGCTGAACTGGTCACAGTGCTGTGCTGCAGCCAGGGACGAGATGAAGACCGATCACCCATCATGCTGGTGATCAGAGCTTGTAAAAGAAGAGAGGTCAGCGATTACCCTCTGCAGTACAGTGCCATCTTTCTTCTACTGGCTGTGTTTGTCTTAATCTGTCCACTACATAACAATGGCATCCTGGAGGTGAGAATGTGCCTCAGAGAAAACCACCTTGAAGACTCGTCCTTGTTTGAAATGTCTAGTTTTCACTTCGGGAAAGTCCTTTAAAGCTAAACACACATAAGTTGACAGAGAGATTGGGCTTTGTCAGCTGGGTCTGGTCCACACTCTGCTGAGAATGTGGAACCGTAGAAAGTATTTCTGCAGTAGCTGACTTATTACCCGACAGATCTGGGCTATTTCCCTCGTGACAAAGGGCCTCTCCTCAACTAGAGAGTTTTCTCCCTCCAAATTTTCTGTACTGCCAAGCCTGGAAGCCCCAGATTATGTACATATTGAGTCACTAGTTTAGCTTTTCCTTGCTCTGATTTGGCTCAGATTTGcactttataataaaaaatctgtACAAAACTAATGTTAGCTAAGTAGAAACAAGAAAAGTGTACATGTAGTAACTTACCCTTTTTTGCAATATCatcatttattataattaatgtcataatataaaacacaaacctcatGTTACATTAAA contains these protein-coding regions:
- the LOC133948532 gene encoding angiopoietin-related protein 5-like, with the protein product MKSLALFVGLILVFLSSQTEAKQTKKQGPTVSSQGTDCTQIKALSPHASSGVYVIRPHGVKTPFKVYCEMQADGGWMVFQRRSGGEVSFERKWAAYKKGFGNLTHDHWLGLKQVFTVTKDKTKTWTMRVDIADHKGVAAFAEYKNFRLGNGKKGFKLHVGEYKGDAGDAIRGADGEVDQNGYGFSTFDRDNDGCSPCIFGDIAQDQCTRVEGGAWWYSQCGSAGLNGHWHPFGDHIGYGSGLHWRTWNSHRMYSVKTSRMMIKATHV